A region of the Labeo rohita strain BAU-BD-2019 chromosome 5, IGBB_LRoh.1.0, whole genome shotgun sequence genome:
GTGTAGATGAGGTAATCTACACATTCTGACCCATTGAGACACATTCTAACCCTAACATCAACTGAAAAAgtagaaaatgcattttatataaggAAAATCAAGACAAAAGTATGACAAGAAAAAGTGTaatctcatttttattcatattattcaCCGTTGAGAATGATTATAATTAATGCAGATTTAACACTCTATTATGAAAGtcttgaattaattaataaaattttttttttttttttttttgataatatgaacctaaaataatatCCTGATATAACTTTTTAACATTAGAAATATTATAATCTTGCCTGGTGGCAATGCTTGCTCAGCAGTAGAAAAATATGCttaaatatcaaatatgcaTGCTGATTAGAATactgaaaatgataaataaataaaatggcaaagaataatgacattaaacaattttataacACTTGGTGCTATTTCAGCGTTAGTTATGTACTGTTAtagtatttctattttaaatagtttttatttttttattttaattgtagttctagaattttatttaattttttattttttttttttcaaaaaaagatttttttttttttagttttttttttttttttttttttttaacaaattctattagctgtattttcagtgttagttttttagtacttcaacttattttcatttagttgccacagcaacatttctaatttattttttagtttttaagacaaaaaaaaaacattggattATAATGAAAAAACTGGATTATAGTATTATtggaatataaaaaataaaatgacagttgaactaataataataacaacaacaacaataataataaatattattattgttattgtagttgttgttaattatttaattaattattattcttattattcttatttttattattattattattattattatttaattgactGATACTTCTGTCCTGTGAAACAGATCTGTATTACAGATAAGagtttaacattaaaaactcATTATAAACTCAttgaacatttaataaattgcaaaagaaaagaaaaactctACAGATGCATTACagtaaatgcttaaaaaatccttatttgtcatgaaaacaatgtaaaatgCAACAAGTTGTAATAGTCCTCTAAtaggtgttttttaaaatgcaaaatataatttaatagtttttcaGGGTGAAATGTGTTCAACTGTGCCTAATTGATCTGTCActttaatttgtttacaaacagGAGTTTAACTTACAACTCAAACTTTAAGGACATACAAAACCTAAATGATCTGGGTTACAAACAAAAGTTTAACATTAGGTAAAAGATGTTCATTTTAACGTTGACTCTGTAACACTATTTCTTTCACAGTTGTCTCTCTACACGACACCGCAGCAGAAGTTCCAGTATGTGGAGCCTGAGAGAGGACAGGTGGAGGAGAGCGTGGCCACGCTGAGAAAACTGGCAGAGCCGTATACCACCTGGTGCCAGGTACAGACTTAATCATGCAACAAGATGTGTCAAACACAAAGCCTGTTTGTGCACTGATTCACTTTTAACAAGCTCGACTGGTTCAGGATGGTCACTCACACAGTCTTTGTCctagtttttaaaagaaaacagagGATACTTTTGTTAAATTGGGAACCAAACTGGCcaaaagtattattaatatacactgAACTAaatcactgatctataatagagtcTATATAGAACAGTGAACTAAACTCATTTATCAGCAGCATGAGCATGCAGTAGTTGCAGCTTGTTGGCTTATTTGCTCTGCATGGCTTTTCTTTCTCTCCATCTCTTCATTTTAGGACAGAATATGATCTCAATTAATATTTACACTCTACAATGATGTACAACTCACTTCATTTACAACAGCTGGAAACCAGGATCTCTCCCAAAACATGTTtcatcacaagaaaaaaaagtatagatTTTGATTATAGTATTTTCCTTCTATAAAGACGAAGCAGAAAAAAATGGGGGGTTTTTTCTATacaattactatattattaactcatctgttcttttgttttttggatgAAATGTGATGCACACATGTTTTGTGAGATTAACCCacctaaaataacactggattttaatatgttgaacaaagaaaaaaaaaaacagtttattataATTGACTAATAATTCTGTCCAGCCTACTAGTATCATATTTCCAAACAcactaaatttcatatttctGAAATAAGAAACACTGATGTAAAGAATCCAGTTtcactgttttttaatataaagcttattttttgtctcatttttgtatttgtaggGTAGGGTTACTTATTTATGTACACTTTTATacaatatgttgtttttattaatcatgttatgtcactttattttaatatttctatgtaGCTTTAATTTATCCTTATTCCAGGTTTAGTAATTTAAGTTTTTCGACTTATTTCAgcaacatttgtaattttattttttttatttaataggcTTTTTAAGGTATGAAATAAGAACCACGGATGTTTTTGACTtcttcattaaaatatatttcatgatttaaaaaaaaaaaaaaaattagaaccttttgtaatcttattttagtgttatttatgtactattataatatttaacaatattttcttattatttttacatttatatatgtatataatttcagttttcattttaatttttgttttagtattttgtgttttgtttttctgtacaattactatattatttctTCTTTTGCTTTTTGGATTAAATGGAATACagacatgttttgtgaaattaacctaactaaaataacaagattatattattagttaaaaaaaaaaaaaaacttaaccaATTAGATGAAAACTTAtacccctggtttcacagagaaggcttaagcctagtcctagactaaaacgtaagtctgagctgtttcaactgaaagaaacttgcaccgactgatctaaaaatatatcagtgcctttgttttgtctcaggAGGCACACCAATAATGTTGTTTTCTAAgcacgtttataaaaatgacttaaatgtcctaattgaactatggcctaatcctggcttagtctaagacCTGTCTGTGGAACCAGGCCATAGTGTCCAGCATACTACGTTCATATTTCCAAACActcaaaatttcttttttttgtgttattttgctGACTGAGTTAGAGCTGCATTCTATAAAATCTgattgtttaaaaacttttaattaatcagGCATTTATCGTTCTCttctttttgcatttattttctttaaaagccATTCAACACACCATCAAACACACAGCTGGTCACATTGTTTTACAGACAAACAGACCTTAAACAATGAAACAAGGAATGCCAGCATCTGTACGGCATGTACAGTGTCTGCGATATGCTGTTGATTACCacagcaaagaaaaataatctctCAGTTTGTAAAAACAAGCAGAAATCGTGTTTACAATAATGTACTTACAGTGAATCCAGTCATTTTCACCTGGTACGTGCAGTACGAGAGTACAAGAAAAGGACAGTTTAGAAGCTTCTTGTTTTAAGTACATTACTGTacacatgttttttgtttgcttttacaaatagaattttttttctctagttTCTGAATGTTTAGAACAAAACATCACTAAAGTGTTTATGGAATGCAGCTCTTTCTGACGATCTGTGACTCTTTTCATTGTAATTTCTAATCATTTGACCTTCACTGATGATGTTGTGATGATTTGGTTCCTCTTTATCTAAATGTGCCGTCTGGTCCTGGTTGCTGGTGGTCTGATCCGGTCCAGCAAACGGCCAGCTCGGCCAAACAGACAGCGCAGGTACTCACGAGCACATGCACACATCATCATTACCCACGCTGCTCTCTGCCGCTCTCACACATCTGGCAATGTTCGGAATAAAATACTGCATACAAAACAACCCGTCTTGCCAAGCGATGAGGTTAATGTGACAAGAATGAAGCATGATACTGACTGAAATGTTTGTTGTGGTATAATGCATACTGTGGCACatactacatttaaaatagttggCAATATTCGGTGTGTACTGTGCAGTATGTTAGTATTCAGTTCCGAACATACAGTAGTCATTGTGTTTGCTTGCGTATAGCACAGATTTCTGCTCTGTGTGACCCAGATGCTTTACAATTATCTTTAAATGTGAAGTTTGTCACTATTACAAACTGAATTGCAACCATGACTGTTCAAACAAGTTTGccaaatgtttttgcatttgccATTGGTCAGACAAAGTCACGCTCCAGTCAGTGCTGCTGTGTCAGGATCATTTTAAATCACGCATTTACAAAAGTTTATTCGTTGTAAACATTTTCAGTGTTGATTTTAAgggtatttttaaatgattttgtagAATAGAATTGTCACTATATATGCGAAGTATAGGTCTGAAATAAGACCAAATAAGGTAAATAATCCAGAGTTtcattgtgggtttttttttcaatctatcttttttgtcttattttagtattttttatgaaatattatagcatttaatatttttaattagttttatattttggttttgtattCGTTTTAGTAATTGAATTTTTtcctttcttgtttttgttttgttttgttttgtagtcatttcattagtttattttaatattcctatttagctgtaatttattcttatttcaGTATTAGTTTTGgtgattttagtacttcaacctattttttcagcaacatttctaattttctttctttattatttatgtttattgtttcaaatgtatctagtatttatatttttacaaatagtTTATGATATcataaaaacatcttattttagtattttttaatataccgttacagtattttatagtttttcattttaatttttagtttgatatgagtgattttatattttttaatatttttatttctctatctattttgaatttattctgaTTCCAATTTTAGTCATTTCAGCAACATTtccatttacttatttttatttacttttaagttgacatttacattattaatatttacgaatatgatttttaaggtctgaaatataaaaacacttttttttacatcataaaAACGAAGAGtttcttattttagtattttttaatatcctattatagtatttaatatttttatattttaattttttaatttatgcatttacagtttttaatttgaatttgtgttttaaaaatgtaatttgtttttattagtgattttattattattattttagatttctattttgtttgaatttagtaatttcagcaacatttctatttttttattttaagtttatctGATATTTATagttcataaatatttttatggttaGAATTTcagcagttttagtttttatagttCTAGTTAACGATAGCAACACTGTTTTACTCCATTTGTTGATGGAAACTGCTGCTATCATGATGTTCTCTTGAGAGGTTCTGCTTTTAACTCAGAGCATGAATCAGTCCAGAAGGACCTCTGTTGGCACAGTGTGTCTGAACAAAGAGAGCGTCCAACAACAACACAAAGTGGAAAAATGATCTCATGCAATATCATAGCGATGGAGCGCCGCAAAAACAACACTTTACAGCAGCTGATAAAGTGTTTGACACACTGCCAGTCGCTCTGTCCTACAGCGCTGTATTTGACACAACCCACACTAGGAGGCAGGACACACTGACCCACATCTAAAAGCAGAACAgccttgaaaataaaaaaccaAGAATTGAAATTCTACAGAATTTCATGAAATGTGTCAACATGTTAACCTCTGGCTTATACAGTGGTGTGAGTTTGGGGCGGGCCTGTGAGTTTGTCTGTCTGACCAATTGCATACAGGAAGTGTGTTTAAAGGACCTGTttgaaagtcattatttttgcaatctCATTTGGTGATGCTAAAGCTACAGAAatcacatttaacatttaaacatgaTAAAGCATGAGAAATGCAGGTGCTACATTCATGTTATTAACTTAGAACATAATACAGTTagacaatatttaataaataagcacaatttaatgttatttttagtattatttaggtactattatagtatttattattttaaaattagattttatttttatttttttccatgtttttattttaattttagtttgttgttttataatgtgtgttagtttaaattatttaaatctctaaattttaatttttagtaacattcattttctttctttctaaacgcatctaatatttctattacataaatattttacgAATTTTTAAGCTCTGAAATAAGAACatcataaaaacatgattttttcttattttagtatttttttatatactattatagtatttaacaCTTTAATCTTTCCATTTAATatgttagttttatatttatgtatttttaattttcatttaaatttgtgttataaaaaaatatttgttttattagggattttattagttttttatatttctgtttagtttGAATTTATTCTGATTCCAATTTGAGTAATTTCagcaacatttcttttttttttcacttttaagttgatctaatatttatatttcaacatGGTAAAGTGTGAGAAATGCAGGTGCTACATTCATGTTATtaggtttttcagtatttaataaGTGAGCacaatttaatgttattttagcattatttaggtacatttatagtatttattattttaaaattagatttttttgtccttttaatAATCATCAATCAatccatttatatatttcagctttatttttaattaacaaaaacaattaatattttaataaacaataagaCAATGAGAGTTTTGCACATTTTACCCCcattttgtataatattataattttatataataatttgtatttagtaGTTTTCCTTATTTTCCTCAAGTGCTTCACTTTTGCATATCAGATCTCAGGTCACATATAGCCATCTGATTATCAGGATATAGACTGTTATATCTCTGTCTGTCATGCATTATGGGTTTATTGGTGCTGATAAAGATTTGCCAAGGTGGTGCATTTATCAAATATCAAAATAGGCTATAACCCAGAAGTACACTAATAAACCTTTGAactcaaataaaaattagattttctggCCTTCATGTCACTCTGGACCTATATAGTCATATATATGTTCTTGTTTTTTCCATGcagtaaaacatttcttttactTCGTTAAAGAAAAGCAACTTACTGCTTAGGTTACAAAAAAGAGTTGTTTTTCCACCGTCACACATTCTACATCTAGGTCTTTGCTCACCATTTAGCATTTGCCAGTGATTCATATAAAGTTAAATTAGTGATTCTCATTTTTGGAGTCTGAAAGTAACATTGTAAAGAGTAACATTCATTCTTTTGTACTGATTCTCAGGGCGTCTATGGGACGGTGAAACCCAAGGTTGAAAGCACTGTACAGTTCGGACAAAGTAAGCAAACGCACGCTGACACACAACATGAAAGAAACATGCTTTCTTTTTCAGTGAAATGACATAAGCAGAGTTTTTGCATTGTAATCTAGACAGTTATGCCTACTTGAAGAACCCTCCACCTGAGTTTTACCCCAGAGCTGGAGTCATCGGAGTTGCCGGGATCCTGGGCCTTTTTCTTGGAAGAGGTAGTGAAAGTTTTAATgataccctagtaaaaaagtaatagatttaaaatgcgtttatttaatattaagtatAGTTTAAGTCtaataacatatttactgacatatcattCGAGACTTACTATAAAAATTcgaattaaactttatttggagtactacttgtgcacatttcttaatattaatcctaaaatatattttaatgtcactgtttaTGTGGATTGTGTGagctttaaataatatcggtatttaaatgcaaaatatctaAAGtctacctaaagtatacttgcaataatTCCACTTcggcacaatcaaatatacttaacgTCAGTACTatttctgcacaattaaagtgcatcaagtacaaaattagttgttccaatttagcatactttaaatatacccGTTTAGTATGCTAAAAgtaattgcagggtatttttattaagtatataatatgtaaatgtatttttagtatggtatacttagcatgaaataaatgtattttaaatacattttagtatatttgtttacaaaaaattattttcttctccagtatttttgtcttgttttccagtagcAATATCTAAACAATTtttacttgagatgcaaaatgaCTTAAGGtattaagttttgttttgtgaacaaaatgtttgcttaaaataataataatcataaaaaaatgtgttagtgGGGTctgaaaattttaataatttcgaAGAAAAAATAAGATTCTTTTTCTGACGTCattggctgttttttttcttgttttaagcaaaaattcaaagcaaaatttttttttttttttttcaattttcaataATAAGACTCTCCCAAATaccatttattttctgtattgcaCTACAGTACCATACCATGTTTCTGAAAGAggcctcttctgctcagcaaagCTGCgcttatttgataaaaaatacagtaaaattgtgagatattattaccatttaaaaaagctgtttctatctgaatatattgtaaaatgtcatttatttctgtgatgcaaagctgaattttcagcatcattactccagtcttcagtgtcacatgatccttcagaaatcattctaatatgctgatttgctgctcaagaaacatttctgattatcatcggtgtttaaaacagcttttttccccattttataAACGTgttcactgtcatttttgattaacaaTGTGTcgtactaataaaataaaatctcactgacctcaaacttttgaacattagtgTACGTTTTAAGATTACTTTGTCATTTCAAGGCTCCAGGCTGAAGAAACTGATCTACCCGACTAGTCTGATGGCTATTGCTGCATCCATGTATTATCCTCAAGAGGCCGTGACTGTCGCAAAGGTAggcgtgtctgtgtgtgttgtatGTTTATTGGCTATAGGATTGTGAGATGTTATCGTCTGCTAGAACCCTGCTGAGACGGGCTTCGAAATGAGGAAAAGGCGAGGCGAGGTTACGACCTGTAACTTTCCAGCAGTTAAAAACAGCAGATGAAACACATTCCTAACAACTCCCAAGGACACAAAGCGAAGCTGCATGAACACTGCATCTATCAGCCGTTTGTCTGTTTTGATTGTAACCGATATAGACCTTGCAGTGGAAAGCGGTTTGAATCATTCGCTATCTCTCAGCGTCACACGCGTCCTGCTGAAGCGCTGTCAACACACATCACTACACAAGCGAGCAATATCAGATCAAAATCTCTCTAAAAGGCCGTTTCAGCACTGCATGTCCTCATCCTGTCAGATATGCTGATGGAAATGTCCTGAGAGGCCAGCGGGGGCACTgattaaaaagcaaaacagcCCAAAATTAGATGTTTTCACATTTGGTTTGAACGCAAGTTCAATTTTTTAAGGTGTCAGGGTTAGGGTGGATGGCATTGGACAGTTTGCACCTACTGATAAACACAGGTAATTGCACCACCCGGCTGcaaaatgcattgcaaaaatAAACCAAACTTGATAATCAGACTCAGGCCTGCATCAGAAGTGTAAATTATCATGTACAATGTTTTTcgtgattaaaggagaagtccacttccagaacaacagttcacaaataatttactcacccccttgtcatccaagatgttcatgtctttctgtcttcagtcatgaagaaattatggtttctgaggaaaacatttcaggatttttctccatataatggacttcattagtgccctgattttgaagtttaaaagtttaaatgtagtttaaatgcggcttcaaagggatCCCAGCCGACgaaggagggtcttatctagcgaaatttTTTATacaagcacaaaagcttgtgtagcacaggctctgggatgcacgttcacgacactacgtgCTATTGAATCaagtcgaaaggtcacacggaacataggcagacccagtgtttacaaagcaaacacgcaaagactaagaaagtgcaagtaagtcaaacgctgtttacgaacaaaaaggtacaacgatgtcctcctctcaagttgtaggagaaaataagatggagttttttgccatactcagtacacagacgatgaacttagatgtgattcgtagtagtgatgggaagttcagatcattttacagagtcggacctttgagtctcgttcagcaaaatgaacaaatcttttttcccccgagtcatttcgttcattttagcaaaatatatttaaaacgtgttacttccctaacacatctactgcttacacaaatgttgatcacactacaaacaaaacaaaacgtcattcgttcatcacgtgacagccccataagatgaacgaaccactcgaaaaacccaaaggcTCGacacaggtgaactaattccagtacagaacctaataggatgttgcgcatgcgcgactgaacgaatcacttcccgagacgactcgttcttcccgagtcacattaaagattcaaaaacgacccattactaattcgtagcatcgtgaacgtgcatcccagagcctgtgctacacaagcttttgtgcttaaaaagtgtacaaatctttattttttgaaaaaaaatgactgatcgtttcgctacataagacccttcttcctcggctgggatcatttagagccccttgaagccacatttaaactacattttggaagttcaaaatcagggcaccaatggaGTCCAtgatattgagaaaaatcctgaaatgttttcctcaaaaaccatacatggaaagaaagacatgaacatcttggatgagaagggggtgagtaaattatttgtaaattggtgttctggaagtggacttctcctttaaagtggtTCATTTTGAGTGTCTTTGTTAATTAGCACTACTGTATGGGTATTTTTCACATGCAACAGTGAAATCAGTAACATCATTCCAACAgtaacatcatttctttactgAAATACAGTATCTCATACTCTGCAaaaagtgattttctttttcaaaatttgtaattttctaaagattcttaaattaggatacatttatttaaaaagtaaaatagcaTATGGTGTTCATCAAAACACTTAAGCTTCGTAGGGTTGTAGAGTGCCTAAAAAGTTATTAA
Encoded here:
- the apooa gene encoding apolipoprotein O, a isoform X2, translated to MYKVGGVAGVSGTLGLISASVLAAATSADDDKPTQHNTSLSVDELSLYTTPQQKFQYVEPERGQVEESVATLRKLAEPYTTWCQGVYGTVKPKVESTVQFGQNSYAYLKNPPPEFYPRAGVIGVAGILGLFLGRGSRLKKLIYPTSLMAIAASMYYPQEAVTVAKNTGDTVYDWALQAYVAVEKLVKDKPASKKDQAEKSSSGETKA
- the apooa gene encoding apolipoprotein O, a isoform X1; protein product: MYKVGGVAGVSGTLGLISASVLAAATSADDDKPTQHNTSLSVDELSLYTTPQQKFQYVEPERGQVEESVATLRKLAEPYTTWCQQTASSAKQTAQGVYGTVKPKVESTVQFGQNSYAYLKNPPPEFYPRAGVIGVAGILGLFLGRGSRLKKLIYPTSLMAIAASMYYPQEAVTVAKNTGDTVYDWALQAYVAVEKLVKDKPASKKDQAEKSSSGETKA